A window of the Dyadobacter pollutisoli genome harbors these coding sequences:
- a CDS encoding methyltransferase family protein, whose translation MELNKEFDRQGNFLFRHRSILPLLIILPGLCVFIFVNLEKAGSHVNDFPEQGYQYFCLGITLLGLLIRALTVGYAQKNTSGRNTQNQVADHLNTSGMYSIVRHPLYLGNFFMWLGVAMLTQHTWFIVAFTLVYWFYYERIMFAEEQYIKTKFGEVFSDWAAKTPAIVPNIFQWHNPDLDFSFRKVLRQEKNGLAAIFILFFLFDTIAEYIAFRDVQFRHGEWIILFTAGCVLYIILKFLKNNTQVLNAEGGR comes from the coding sequence ATGGAATTAAACAAGGAATTTGACAGGCAAGGAAATTTTCTGTTCAGGCATCGAAGCATTCTTCCGCTCCTCATTATCCTGCCCGGTTTGTGCGTTTTCATTTTTGTAAATCTCGAAAAGGCGGGTTCTCATGTCAACGATTTTCCAGAGCAGGGCTACCAATATTTCTGTCTGGGCATTACATTGCTTGGACTTCTCATTCGTGCATTAACGGTAGGTTACGCTCAAAAAAACACATCGGGGCGAAATACACAAAACCAGGTAGCCGACCACCTTAATACCTCCGGGATGTACTCCATTGTCAGACATCCGCTTTACCTCGGCAATTTTTTTATGTGGCTAGGTGTAGCCATGCTGACACAACATACCTGGTTTATTGTAGCATTCACACTGGTATATTGGTTCTATTACGAGCGGATTATGTTTGCTGAGGAGCAGTATATCAAGACCAAGTTTGGCGAGGTATTTTCAGATTGGGCAGCCAAAACCCCTGCGATAGTCCCGAACATTTTTCAATGGCACAACCCTGACCTGGATTTCAGTTTCAGAAAGGTACTGAGACAGGAAAAGAATGGCTTGGCGGCTATTTTCATACTTTTCTTTTTATTTGATACCATTGCCGAGTATATTGCCTTCAGAGATGTGCAATTTCGTCATGGAGAATGGATCATTCTCTTCACAGCAGGTTGTGTCCTATATATCATTCTGAAATTTTTGAAAAACAATACCCAAGTCCTGAACGCCGAAGGTGGCAGATAA